A window of the Phycicoccus sp. M110.8 genome harbors these coding sequences:
- a CDS encoding ATP-dependent Clp protease proteolytic subunit has protein sequence METSVTSEIVAQDERPQGGLDDHIYNRLLKERIIFLGSDVRDDNANAICAQLLLLAAEDPGKDIWLYINSPGGSISAGMAIYDTMKWIPNDVATVAMGMAASMGQFLLSAGTKGKRYATPHARVMMHQPSGGIGGTASDIKIQAEQMLFVKKQMAELIAEHTGQPLEQIEKDSDRDRWFSAEEAKEYGFVDHVFSSASQAGGRRGSDDDNPVTGDK, from the coding sequence ATGGAGACCAGCGTGACCAGTGAGATCGTCGCTCAGGACGAGCGGCCGCAGGGTGGTCTGGACGACCACATCTACAACCGTCTGCTCAAGGAGCGGATCATCTTCCTCGGCTCCGACGTGCGCGACGACAACGCGAACGCGATCTGTGCCCAGCTGCTGCTCCTGGCGGCCGAGGACCCGGGCAAGGACATCTGGCTCTACATCAACAGCCCCGGCGGCTCGATCTCCGCGGGCATGGCGATCTACGACACCATGAAGTGGATCCCGAACGACGTGGCGACCGTCGCGATGGGCATGGCGGCCTCGATGGGCCAGTTCCTGCTCTCCGCCGGCACCAAGGGCAAGCGGTACGCCACCCCCCACGCCCGCGTGATGATGCACCAGCCGTCGGGCGGCATCGGCGGCACCGCCTCGGACATCAAGATCCAGGCCGAGCAGATGCTCTTCGTGAAGAAGCAGATGGCCGAGCTCATCGCCGAGCACACCGGCCAGCCCCTCGAGCAGATCGAGAAGGACTCCGACCGCGACCGCTGGTTCAGCGCCGAGGAGGCCAAGGAGTACGGCTTCGTCGACCACGTGTTCAGCAGCGCCTCGCAGGCCGGTGGCCGCCGTGGCAGCGACGACGACAACCCCGTCACCGGGGACAAGTGA
- a CDS encoding ATP-dependent Clp protease proteolytic subunit yields MHGAAPGGLHVPGPSSRYILPQFEERTSYGMKRLDPYTKLFEDRIIFLGVQVDDASADDVIAQLIVLESQDPDRDILMYINSPGGSFTAMTAIYDTMQYIRPDVQTFVVGQAASAAAVLLSAGAKGKRFALPNSRILIHQPALAGGDYGQASDIEIQANEVLRMRTWLEETWAQHSGRTVEQVRSDIERDKILSAEEAKEYGLIDEVLASRKASFED; encoded by the coding sequence ATGCACGGCGCCGCCCCCGGCGGCCTGCACGTCCCGGGCCCGTCCAGCCGCTACATCCTGCCGCAGTTCGAGGAGCGCACCTCCTACGGCATGAAGCGGCTCGACCCCTACACCAAGCTCTTCGAGGACCGCATCATCTTCCTCGGCGTGCAGGTCGACGACGCGTCCGCGGACGACGTCATCGCCCAGCTCATCGTGCTGGAGTCGCAGGACCCCGACCGCGACATCCTCATGTACATCAACAGCCCCGGCGGCTCGTTCACGGCCATGACCGCGATCTACGACACGATGCAGTACATCCGACCCGACGTGCAGACGTTCGTCGTCGGCCAGGCGGCCTCGGCTGCCGCGGTGCTGCTGTCGGCGGGCGCCAAGGGCAAGCGGTTCGCGCTGCCGAACAGCCGCATCCTCATCCACCAGCCGGCGCTCGCCGGTGGCGACTACGGCCAGGCGTCCGACATCGAGATCCAGGCCAACGAGGTGCTGCGCATGCGCACCTGGCTCGAGGAGACCTGGGCCCAGCACTCCGGTCGCACCGTGGAGCAGGTCCGCAGCGACATCGAGCGCGACAAGATCCTGTCGGCCGAGGAGGCCAAGGAGTACGGCCTCATCGACGAGGTGCTCGCCTCCCGCAAGGCCTCCTTCGAGGACTGA
- a CDS encoding UbiA family prenyltransferase — protein MRPYVRIAWAMLRPPVLLLLVLYAACGLTVAGSASSWALLRVVLVLLPFLVWSAVVNDLADACIDAVNLPDDARRVLAGGRAHRGQLRAVAAVALAATLAAAAWLGPVALLVAAAGVAVSTAYSVGPVRLAERGAVASLSLPALYVAVPYLLGALAGRGEVRATDLPFLGALYVGFVGRIVLKDFRDVRGDTLFGKRTFLVRHGRVATCRFSAACWVAAPALALLLSPHRTVTTAVGTLLGTVAAVHLLRVLAADPGHRREEWVVSALAIVGRGTVLVLLAPLAGSAAGTPPLVTDLLAAGVVVLTLGQAAQMVRHGPARGSRGPAAGVGAGLERSALRANTGGFGDCADGGPR, from the coding sequence GTGAGGCCGTACGTGCGCATCGCGTGGGCGATGCTGCGGCCGCCGGTCCTGCTCCTCCTCGTGCTGTATGCCGCGTGCGGGCTGACCGTGGCAGGGTCCGCCTCCTCGTGGGCCCTGCTGCGCGTGGTCCTCGTGCTGCTGCCGTTCCTCGTCTGGTCGGCCGTCGTCAACGACCTCGCCGACGCCTGCATCGACGCCGTCAACCTTCCGGACGACGCGCGGCGGGTGCTCGCCGGCGGGCGCGCCCACCGCGGGCAGCTCCGCGCGGTGGCCGCCGTGGCGCTCGCGGCGACCCTGGCGGCCGCGGCCTGGCTGGGGCCGGTGGCCCTGCTGGTGGCGGCGGCCGGCGTCGCGGTGAGCACGGCATACTCCGTCGGCCCGGTGCGGCTCGCGGAGCGGGGCGCCGTCGCGTCGCTGAGCCTGCCGGCGCTGTACGTCGCGGTGCCCTACCTGCTGGGCGCCCTCGCCGGCAGGGGTGAGGTGCGGGCGACCGACCTGCCGTTCCTCGGTGCGCTGTACGTCGGGTTCGTCGGTCGCATCGTGCTCAAGGACTTCCGTGACGTCCGCGGCGACACCCTCTTCGGCAAGCGCACCTTCCTCGTGCGGCACGGACGGGTCGCGACCTGCCGGTTCAGCGCGGCCTGCTGGGTGGCAGCCCCCGCCCTGGCGCTCCTGCTCTCGCCGCACCGCACGGTCACCACCGCCGTCGGAACCCTGCTCGGGACGGTCGCGGCCGTGCACCTGCTCCGGGTCCTGGCCGCGGACCCGGGGCACCGGCGCGAGGAGTGGGTCGTCTCGGCGCTCGCGATCGTCGGCCGGGGAACGGTCCTCGTGCTGCTCGCCCCCCTCGCGGGGAGCGCCGCGGGGACCCCGCCGCTCGTCACGGACCTGCTCGCGGCAGGGGTCGTCGTGCTCACCCTCGGCCAGGCGGCGCAGATGGTGCGACACGGCCCGGCGCGGGGGAGCAGGGGGCCGGCGGCCGGCGTCGGCGCGGGCCTTGAGCGCTCTGCGCTCAGGGCGAACACGGGGGGATTCGGGGACTGCGCGGACGGGGGGCCACGTTAG